In the genome of Gloeocapsa sp. DLM2.Bin57, one region contains:
- a CDS encoding transposase produces MNKYNPSEHHRRSIRLPEYDYSQSGMYFITICTYQKQCLFGEINQGQMYLNQIGKMVAQEWLNSAKIRQEITLDEWIIMPNHIHGIVIIEKETDFNQGINHQKGASLAPLQGGRKPRSLSSFVGGFKSAVTKRIKAISTEPNPPVWQRNFYESIIRNEQKLWQIREYILNNPYRWQQDPEKLQHQKQELLIDLIM; encoded by the coding sequence ATGAATAAATATAATCCTTCTGAACATCACCGTCGGTCAATTCGTTTACCAGAATATGACTATTCACAATCAGGAATGTATTTTATTACTATTTGTACTTATCAAAAACAATGTTTATTTGGAGAGATTAATCAGGGGCAAATGTATCTTAATCAAATTGGTAAAATGGTTGCTCAAGAATGGTTAAATTCTGCCAAAATTCGTCAAGAAATTACTTTAGATGAATGGATAATTATGCCTAATCATATTCATGGTATTGTGATAATTGAAAAGGAAACCGATTTTAATCAGGGTATAAACCATCAAAAGGGCGCAAGCCTTGCGCCCCTACAGGGGGGACGAAAACCTCGTTCTTTATCATCATTTGTTGGGGGTTTTAAATCTGCTGTCACCAAAAGAATAAAAGCAATTTCTACTGAACCTAATCCTCCTGTGTGGCAAAGAAATTTTTATGAATCAATTATTAGGAATGAACAAAAATTATGGCAAATCAGAGAATATATTCTTAATAATCCTTATCGATGGCAACAAGATCCTGAAAAACTGCAACATCAAAAACAAGAATTGTTAATAGATTTAATCATGTAG